A window from Telopea speciosissima isolate NSW1024214 ecotype Mountain lineage chromosome 8, Tspe_v1, whole genome shotgun sequence encodes these proteins:
- the LOC122672588 gene encoding uncharacterized protein LOC122672588, whose product MGLLRENLVEDIVDGTQLERSQTRAVPRRPKQSARRGGVVCRVSTSANSSGSGSTGSANANAIASSRGKASANANVVVFSGKATSTGLATTKGWKKTSDVQRASSSRLRSTPNDLKAVSQSVAQSEEPVHSSGPSSGPSSSNEDWRNQSGDDDKPSDDETEMDNSEGDAVDLENKSDRNTEKSFDNIFPSEFEDAVSNDSRRVTLEKGQIFKDVYHFRSVLQDFVIQEEFERLFVKNESYKVSAVYKAIGCTWRVYASHVSMTNTADKTFMIKSYIPTHTCIRRTKHKSVTSKWIAEKFANQVKTDPNINVKAMKAVLGSTGIQVSYMKMYRTRNIAVEINQGNFAQSYALLPEYADLVLKNMPGSIVRLHYNDKQDMSQPPVFKRLFVSFHACTEGFKKGCRPFIGIDGCYLKGKYDGVLLSAISVDGNNALFSIAFGIVEVECKDSWLFFLEWLHEGLGDASHDQSLTFMSDKQKGLSDAIGMIFPYAQQRCCSRHLYQNFKKLFPGPVLKQYFLSASRAYTAIQFEREMKLIRELNNEAYQWLIKNPLSMWARHAFDDRAKSDPVTNNLSESFNQWIADLRHMPILTLVD is encoded by the exons ATGGGATTGCTTAGAGAAAATTTAGTTGAGGACATAGTTGATGGTACACAGCTTGAGAGGAGTCAAACTAGAGCTGTACCAAGAAGGCCAAAGCAGAGTGCTAGAAGGGGTGGTGTTGTTTGTCGAGTATCCACTAGTGCTAATAGCAGTGGTAGTGGATCTACTGGAAGTGCTAATGCTAATGCTATTGCATCTAGTAGAGGTAAAGCTAGTGCTAATGCTAATGTTGTAGTCTTCAGTGGAAAAGCTACAAGTACAGGTTTAGCCACCACTAAGGGTTGGAAGAAGACTTCTGATGTGCAACGGGCAAGTAGTAGTAGATTGAGATCAACTCCTAATGATTTGAAAGCAGTTAGCCAAAGTGTTGCACAATCAGAGGAACCTGTGCATAGTTCAGGTCCATCCTCAGGTCCATCCAGTAGTAATGAAGATTGGAGAAACCAAAGTGGTGATGATGATAAGCCAAGTGATGATGAAACTGAAATGGATAACAGTGAAGGTGATGCAGTTGATCTTGAAAACAAGAGTGATAGAAATACTGAGAAGAGTTTTGATAATATATTTCCCAGTGAATTTGAAGATGCTGTTTCTAATGATTCTAGGAGAGTAACTTTGGAAAAAGGACAAATTTTTAAAGATGTGTATCACTTCAGGTCTGTCCTACAGGACTTTGTGATTCAAGAGGAATTTGAGAGGTTGTTTGTGAAAAATGAAAGCTATAAAGTCAGTGCTGTATATAAAGCAATTGGATGTACTTGGAGAGTGTATGCTTCCCATGTTTCAATGACCAACACTGCTGACAAGACTTTTATGATAAAGTCTTATATTCCAACACATACATGCATCAGGAGAACAAAACACAAGAGTGTTACATCAAAATGGATAGCAGAAAAATTTGCAAATCAGGTTAAGACTGATCCAAACATAAATGTGAAGGCAATGAAGGCAGTTTTGGGTTCAACAGGAATTCAAGTCTCTTATATGAAGATGTACAGGACACGCAACATTGCTGTAGAAATTAATCAAGGTAACTTTGCACAGTCATATGCACTGTTACCTGAGTATGCTGATTTGGTCTTAAAGAACATGCCTGGTAGTATAGTCAGGCTACATTATAATGATAAGCAAGACATGTCACAACCTCCAGTGTTTAAAAGGTTGTTTGTATCATTTCATGCATGCACTGAAGGTTTCAAGAAGGGATGCAGACCATTCATTGGTATTGATGGATGTTATCTCAAGGGAAAGTATGACGGTGTACTACTGTCAGCCATATCTGTTGATGGGAATAATGCCTTGTTTTCCATTGCATTTGGAATAGTAGAAGTAGAATGCAAAGACAGttggctctttttccttgaatggTTACATGAGGGACTTGGAGATGCTAGTCATGATCAATCTCTGACTTTCATGTCAGACAAACAGAAG GGACTATCTGATGCAATTGGTATGATCTTCCCATATGCTCAACAGAGATGTTGCAGCAGACATCTatatcaaaatttcaaaaaactttTTCCTGGTCCAGTTTTGAAGCAGTATTTTTTGTCAGCATCAAGAGCCTATACTGCCATCCAGTTTGAAAGAGAGATGAAGTTGATTAGAGAGCTTAACAATGAAGCCTATCAGTGGTTGATTAAGAATCCCTTAAGCATGTGGGCAAGGCATGCATTTGATGATAGAGCAAAGAGTGACCCTGTCACTAATAACTTGTCTGAATCTTTCAACCAATGGATAGCAGACTTAAGGCACATGCCTATTCTTACCTTAGTTGACTAA